From the Phreatobacter oligotrophus genome, one window contains:
- a CDS encoding branched-chain amino acid ABC transporter ATP-binding protein/permease, whose translation MTPALRNLLAALAALVVLPVFMLSIGLTLTSATDVVIFAIAALALNILVGHTGLVSFGHGAFFGIGAYAAVLAQRHFFPGQMLLPMGFSILFVGVVSALLGLLILRRRGVYFSLLTLAMTAVAYTVSFRWTDLTGGENGLGGVVRPDWGFANLNNGWVFYTVVALIGFLVVLLLQRFHTSPVGTVLVSIRENEVRSRFIGYDTDRYKLIAFTLSATITGFAGVLSAFHHRFTSADPIAIQFSGELLAMVVIGGMRSFMGPALGALFFMLFREYLSLYTASWLLFFGLLFVGFIIFSPTGLVGVAGRLMAPFRKVPETDAAMAARRVEAVGPVPPAFIREGATAAGAPVLAVDDIAKSFGGIKAVRGVSFAVRDRTLHALIGPNGAGKTTAFNLLSGMFPPDRGSVRLDGREVGGLSPQAITQAGVGRSFQITNLFPGLSIEENVRLAIQARHSGRFGLWAEATALPGIKDETATLIRYLGLAGIEQAEAGSLSYGGQRLVDMALALATRPRILLLDEPLAGLAAAERKRVGDIIKTISGDIPVLLVEHDIDRVFQLADHVTVMNDGEVLVDGSVEEARSSERVQAVYLGSGAHAVAAKERASAATQDTLLSLDTVNTFYGKSHILNDVSFTVRSGEIVALLGRNGAGKSTVLKTITGIAQPASGTITLAGETLSGLAPDQAARRGIGYVPQGRGLFAGMSVKDNLMLGRLRRITGAGRHWDEDRVLDFFPRLKERWTTPADFLSGGEQQMVAVARALVGDTRVLLLDEPFEGLSPAITEELFEAFDKLRHDVSIILVDHHLDLALALSDRTVALERGSVTWAGASRELREDQDLRRKVLWL comes from the coding sequence ATGACCCCGGCCCTGCGCAACCTTCTCGCAGCCCTCGCGGCGCTCGTCGTCCTGCCCGTCTTCATGCTGTCGATCGGGCTGACCCTGACCTCGGCGACCGACGTGGTCATCTTCGCCATCGCCGCCCTCGCACTGAACATCCTTGTCGGCCATACCGGCCTCGTCTCCTTCGGCCACGGCGCCTTCTTCGGGATCGGCGCCTATGCCGCGGTCCTCGCGCAGCGCCATTTCTTTCCCGGCCAGATGCTGCTGCCGATGGGCTTTTCGATCCTGTTCGTCGGCGTCGTCTCGGCCCTTCTCGGCCTGCTGATCCTGCGCCGCCGCGGCGTCTATTTCTCGCTGCTGACCCTCGCCATGACGGCGGTCGCCTACACCGTCTCCTTCCGCTGGACGGACCTGACGGGTGGCGAGAACGGCCTCGGCGGTGTCGTCAGGCCGGACTGGGGCTTTGCCAATCTCAACAATGGCTGGGTGTTCTACACGGTGGTCGCCCTCATCGGCTTCCTTGTGGTGCTCCTGCTTCAGCGGTTCCACACCTCGCCTGTCGGCACGGTCCTCGTCTCCATTCGCGAGAACGAGGTGCGCTCCCGCTTCATCGGTTACGACACCGACCGCTACAAGCTCATCGCCTTCACGCTCTCCGCCACCATCACCGGCTTTGCGGGCGTCCTGTCCGCCTTCCACCACCGCTTCACCTCGGCGGACCCGATCGCCATCCAGTTCTCCGGCGAACTCCTCGCCATGGTGGTGATCGGCGGCATGCGCTCCTTCATGGGGCCGGCTCTGGGCGCCCTCTTCTTCATGCTCTTCCGCGAGTACCTCTCGCTCTACACAGCGAGCTGGCTGCTGTTTTTCGGGCTGCTCTTCGTCGGCTTCATCATCTTCTCGCCCACCGGCCTCGTGGGCGTGGCGGGACGGCTGATGGCGCCGTTCCGCAAGGTGCCCGAAACCGATGCGGCCATGGCGGCGCGGCGGGTCGAGGCGGTCGGGCCCGTGCCGCCGGCCTTCATCCGCGAGGGCGCGACGGCGGCCGGGGCACCGGTCCTCGCCGTCGACGACATCGCCAAGAGCTTCGGTGGCATCAAGGCGGTGCGCGGGGTCTCCTTCGCGGTGCGCGACCGCACCCTCCACGCGCTGATCGGCCCCAACGGCGCCGGCAAGACCACGGCCTTCAACCTGCTGTCGGGCATGTTCCCGCCAGATCGCGGCTCCGTCCGGCTCGATGGACGCGAGGTCGGCGGCCTGTCGCCGCAGGCCATCACCCAGGCCGGCGTCGGACGCTCCTTCCAGATCACCAACCTCTTTCCCGGTCTGTCCATCGAGGAGAATGTCCGCCTCGCCATCCAGGCCCGGCATTCCGGCCGCTTCGGCCTGTGGGCGGAGGCCACCGCCCTGCCCGGCATCAAGGACGAGACGGCGACCCTCATTCGCTATCTCGGCCTTGCCGGCATCGAGCAGGCCGAGGCCGGCTCGCTGTCCTATGGCGGGCAGCGCCTCGTCGACATGGCGCTCGCCCTGGCGACGCGCCCGCGCATCCTCCTCCTCGACGAGCCGCTGGCGGGCCTTGCCGCGGCCGAGCGCAAGCGCGTCGGCGACATCATCAAGACCATCTCCGGCGACATTCCGGTGCTGCTCGTCGAGCACGACATCGACCGCGTCTTCCAGCTCGCGGACCACGTCACGGTGATGAACGATGGCGAGGTGCTGGTGGACGGCTCGGTCGAGGAGGCGCGCTCTTCCGAGCGGGTCCAGGCGGTCTATCTCGGCTCGGGCGCCCATGCGGTGGCGGCGAAGGAGCGCGCCTCGGCCGCGACACAGGACACGCTGCTCTCCCTCGATACGGTCAACACCTTCTACGGCAAGAGCCACATCCTGAACGACGTCAGCTTCACCGTCCGCTCGGGTGAGATCGTCGCTCTGCTCGGCCGCAACGGCGCGGGAAAGTCGACGGTCCTCAAGACCATCACCGGCATTGCCCAGCCGGCCTCTGGCACGATCACGTTGGCCGGCGAGACGCTCTCGGGCCTGGCGCCGGACCAGGCGGCGCGGCGCGGCATCGGCTATGTCCCGCAGGGTCGTGGCCTGTTCGCCGGCATGTCGGTGAAGGACAATCTCATGCTCGGCCGGCTGCGGCGGATCACCGGAGCCGGTCGCCACTGGGACGAGGACCGGGTGCTGGATTTCTTCCCGCGCCTGAAGGAGCGCTGGACCACCCCCGCCGACTTCCTCTCCGGCGGCGAACAGCAGATGGTCGCGGTCGCCCGCGCCCTTGTTGGCGATACCCGGGTCCTGCTGCTCGACGAGCCCTTCGAAGGCCTCTCGCCGGCGATCACCGAGGAGCTGTTCGAAGCCTTCGACAAGCTGCGCCATGACGTGTCGATCATCCTCGTCGACCATCATCTTGATCTCGCCCTGGCGCTCTCCGACCGGACCGTCGCGCTGGAGCGCGGCTCCGTCACCTGGGCCGGCGCCTCCCGCGAACTGCGCGAGGACCAGGACCTGCGCCGCAAGGTCCTGTGGCTGTGA